From a region of the Deinococcus terrestris genome:
- a CDS encoding dihydroorotase, translating into MTLTITNIKRPGSEAPESVTVENGVIKGWNLPHEGEVIDGQGGAVAPALIEPHAHLREPGQTQKEDLASGLAAAAAGGYGTVVSMPNTSPVVDDPATVRTLIEKADGLGFARLRPAAALTRGQEGEHLAELAYLKEAGAVMFTDDGRTNEDARVLRLGLEYARSLDMVVSVHAEDASLRAGGVMNEGPVSEALGLPGNPAAAEAARVARDLEIVAQTGARLHVQHLSTARALELVRGAKARGLPVTCEVCPHHLTLTDEALRSFDAVYKVAPPLRTQVDADALLGGLLDGTVDCLATDHAPHTGAEKERDLLEAPFGIAYIELAFPLMWTRFGERLGLERLLDLMTAAPARVLGWPAPTLEPGAPADLVVLDLDTEREVDPRTFLSKAKFSPWAGETLRGWPTLTVVGGRIAFRR; encoded by the coding sequence ATGACACTGACCATCACCAACATCAAGCGCCCCGGCTCCGAGGCGCCCGAATCCGTCACCGTCGAGAACGGCGTCATCAAGGGCTGGAACCTTCCGCACGAGGGAGAAGTCATCGACGGCCAGGGCGGCGCGGTCGCTCCCGCCTTGATCGAGCCGCACGCGCACCTGCGCGAACCGGGGCAGACGCAGAAAGAAGATCTCGCCTCGGGCCTCGCGGCGGCGGCGGCGGGGGGGTACGGGACGGTCGTCTCCATGCCCAACACGTCGCCCGTGGTGGACGACCCGGCGACCGTGCGGACGCTGATCGAGAAGGCGGACGGCCTGGGCTTCGCCCGGCTGCGCCCCGCCGCCGCTCTGACGCGCGGGCAAGAGGGCGAACACCTCGCCGAACTCGCTTACCTGAAGGAAGCGGGCGCCGTCATGTTCACCGACGACGGCCGCACGAACGAGGACGCCCGCGTGCTGCGGCTGGGGCTGGAGTACGCCCGGAGCCTTGACATGGTCGTCAGCGTGCACGCTGAAGACGCCTCCCTGCGGGCGGGCGGCGTGATGAACGAGGGGCCGGTGTCCGAAGCGCTGGGGCTGCCCGGCAACCCGGCGGCGGCGGAAGCGGCGCGGGTGGCCCGTGACCTGGAAATCGTGGCCCAGACGGGTGCCCGGCTGCACGTCCAGCACCTCTCGACGGCGCGGGCGCTGGAGCTGGTGCGGGGGGCCAAGGCGCGGGGCCTGCCCGTCACCTGCGAGGTCTGCCCCCACCACCTCACCCTCACGGACGAGGCGCTGCGCTCCTTCGACGCGGTCTACAAGGTCGCCCCACCGCTGCGGACCCAGGTCGACGCCGACGCACTGCTGGGGGGGCTGCTCGACGGCACGGTGGACTGCCTCGCCACCGACCACGCGCCCCACACGGGGGCGGAAAAGGAACGCGACCTTCTCGAAGCCCCCTTCGGTATCGCCTACATCGAACTTGCTTTCCCGCTGATGTGGACCCGCTTTGGGGAGCGGCTGGGCCTGGAGCGGCTGCTCGACCTGATGACGGCGGCCCCCGCCCGCGTGCTGGGCTGGCCTGCGCCGACGCTGGAACCGGGTGCGCCCGCTGACCTCGTGGTGCTGGACCTGGACACCGAGCGAGAGGTGGACCCCCGCACCTTCCTCAGCAAGGCGAAGTTCTCGCCGTGGGCCGGTGAAACGCTGCGCGGCTGGCCTACCCTGACCGTAGTGGGGGGCCGGATCGCCTTCAGACGGTAA
- a CDS encoding RrF2 family transcriptional regulator, producing MWVSTKAQYGLRALIEIGRREGGVAVPLKDVAERQGISQHYLEQIASNLRRSGFIKSVRGAHGGYRLARPAPEISAYDVVTAMEGSIAPVSCVEEDHVCDKGHVCGTVDLWQRVDTALRDVLGATTLADLIADSERQEHARLVQLEPTYPGARS from the coding sequence ATGTGGGTCTCGACCAAAGCCCAGTACGGCCTGCGTGCCCTGATCGAGATCGGGCGCCGGGAAGGCGGCGTGGCCGTGCCGCTCAAGGACGTGGCCGAACGCCAGGGCATCAGCCAGCATTACCTGGAGCAGATCGCCAGCAACCTGCGCCGCTCGGGGTTCATCAAGAGCGTGCGCGGTGCCCACGGCGGCTACCGTCTCGCCCGCCCCGCCCCCGAGATCAGCGCCTACGACGTCGTCACCGCGATGGAGGGCAGCATTGCGCCCGTCTCCTGCGTCGAGGAGGACCATGTCTGCGACAAGGGGCACGTCTGCGGCACGGTGGACCTGTGGCAGCGGGTGGACACCGCCCTGCGTGACGTGCTGGGAGCCACCACCCTGGCCGACCTGATCGCCGACAGCGAGCGGCAGGAACACGCCCGCCTGGTGCAGCTGGAGCCGACTTATCCGGGAGCCAGGAGCTAG
- a CDS encoding aspartate carbamoyltransferase catalytic subunit, with the protein MTAPTTAGTRPRHLLDFADWTPERLTALLDNADTMSQVLDRPVRKVPALQGLTVCTAFFENSTRTRVSFELAARRMSADVVSFAAGASSLNKGESLRDTVEVLTAYKVDAYVVRHPASGAAHLVARYSGKPVINAGDGRRAHPTQALLDAYTIRQEFGSLEGKTVAILGDIRHSRVARSNAELLPKLGARVRLCGPATLLPADLAALPGVTVTTDPREAVRGAHAVMALRLQQERMSGGYLASLAEYADHYQVNARLLREAEPGAIVLHPGPMNRDLEISSDVADGEQSRILRQVENGQAVRMSVLYHLLVGRE; encoded by the coding sequence GTGACCGCGCCCACGACGGCGGGCACCCGGCCCCGGCACCTCCTCGACTTCGCGGACTGGACGCCCGAGCGCCTGACCGCGCTGCTGGACAACGCCGACACCATGAGCCAAGTGCTCGACCGCCCGGTCCGCAAGGTTCCGGCGCTGCAAGGGCTGACCGTCTGCACCGCCTTTTTCGAGAACAGCACCCGCACCCGCGTGAGCTTCGAGTTGGCTGCCCGGCGCATGAGTGCCGACGTGGTGAGTTTCGCGGCGGGCGCGAGCAGCCTGAACAAGGGCGAATCGCTGCGCGACACGGTGGAGGTGCTGACCGCCTACAAGGTGGACGCCTACGTCGTGCGGCACCCGGCGAGCGGGGCGGCGCATCTGGTGGCCCGCTACAGCGGCAAACCCGTCATCAACGCGGGCGACGGCCGCCGGGCGCACCCCACCCAGGCGCTGCTCGACGCCTACACCATCCGGCAGGAGTTCGGCTCCCTGGAGGGCAAGACGGTGGCCATCCTGGGCGACATTCGGCACTCGCGGGTGGCCCGCTCGAACGCCGAGCTGCTGCCCAAGCTGGGCGCCCGCGTGCGGCTATGCGGCCCCGCGACGCTGCTCCCGGCTGACCTCGCCGCGCTGCCCGGCGTGACCGTCACCACCGACCCGCGCGAGGCCGTGCGGGGCGCCCATGCGGTGATGGCCCTGCGACTCCAGCAGGAGCGCATGTCGGGCGGCTACCTCGCCAGCCTCGCCGAGTACGCCGACCACTATCAGGTGAACGCCAGGCTGCTGCGCGAGGCCGAGCCCGGTGCCATCGTGCTGCACCCCGGCCCCATGAACCGCGACCTGGAAATCAGCTCCGACGTGGCCGACGGCGAGCAGAGCCGGATTCTGCGGCAGGTCGAGAATGGGCAGGCCGTGCGGATGAGCGTGCTTTACCACCTGCTGGTGGGGCGGGAGTGA
- a CDS encoding quinone-dependent dihydroorotate dehydrogenase, whose amino-acid sequence MYRRLLKPALFHLDAEDAHHLTLRALGMASRVPGWTAPVRALTAPADPRLTQTLWGHAYPSPLGLAAGLDKNGEAVPAFCALGFGFVEVGTVTPLAQPGNERPRLFRLPPDRALINRMGFNNAGADALHARLAALGTRPVPVWVNIGRNKATPNEEATSDYLRLVRALGDVADAFVVNVSSPNTPGLRALQAAGDLAALVRAVVDEVEEGRVRTLNRPPVLVKLAPDLHPADFEASVGAVLDAGAHGLIVSNTTLSRGGLTHPSREQAGGLSGRPLTERSTALVRGAYRLTRGRVPVVGVGGVFTAEDAYAKIRAGASLVEVYTALIYEGPGLPARLGRGLSRLLERDGFASVTEAVGVDAR is encoded by the coding sequence ATGTACCGCCGCCTGCTCAAGCCTGCCCTCTTCCACCTCGACGCCGAGGACGCCCACCACCTCACCCTGCGGGCGTTGGGCATGGCCTCGCGGGTGCCGGGGTGGACCGCTCCCGTCCGGGCACTCACGGCCCCGGCCGACCCCCGGCTGACGCAAACGCTGTGGGGCCACGCTTACCCCTCCCCGCTGGGGCTGGCGGCGGGGCTGGACAAGAACGGGGAGGCGGTCCCGGCCTTCTGTGCCCTGGGCTTTGGCTTCGTGGAGGTCGGCACGGTCACGCCGCTCGCACAGCCCGGCAACGAGCGGCCCCGCCTCTTCCGGTTGCCGCCCGACCGGGCGCTGATCAACCGCATGGGCTTCAACAACGCGGGGGCAGACGCGCTGCACGCCCGTCTCGCCGCATTGGGGACTCGCCCGGTCCCCGTGTGGGTCAACATCGGCAGGAACAAGGCGACGCCCAATGAAGAGGCGACAAGTGACTACCTCCGCCTCGTGCGGGCGCTGGGGGACGTGGCCGACGCCTTTGTGGTCAACGTGAGCAGCCCCAACACGCCGGGCTTACGGGCATTGCAGGCGGCGGGTGACCTCGCGGCCCTCGTGCGGGCGGTGGTGGACGAGGTGGAGGAGGGGCGCGTCCGCACCCTGAACCGTCCCCCCGTCCTCGTGAAGCTGGCCCCCGACCTGCACCCCGCCGACTTTGAGGCGAGCGTGGGCGCGGTGCTGGACGCTGGAGCCCACGGCCTGATCGTGAGCAACACGACCCTCTCGCGGGGCGGCCTGACCCACCCCAGCCGCGAGCAGGCGGGGGGCCTCAGCGGGCGGCCCCTGACCGAGCGGAGCACGGCGCTGGTGCGGGGGGCGTACCGCCTGACCCGTGGCCGGGTGCCGGTCGTGGGGGTCGGCGGCGTGTTCACCGCCGAGGACGCCTACGCCAAGATTCGTGCGGGAGCCAGTCTGGTGGAGGTCTACACGGCCCTGATCTACGAGGGGCCGGGTCTGCCCGCCCGCTTGGGCCGGGGCCTCTCGCGCCTGCTGGAGCGCGACGGCTTCGCGTCGGTGACAGAGGCGGTCGGCGTGGACGCCCGTTGA
- a CDS encoding Hsp20/alpha crystallin family protein, producing the protein MMRFDPFREIEELTQRMDRAFGGAMNGQAARLAPPIDIHEDEQGLELTLDLPGVSPDDIQIEAENNTLTVQGQRRYDRKEGRTAHRVERAYGTFVRTFSVPAKYDLTKVEASFDHGTLTLHVPRSEAAQKRSIQIRTGGQQLSAPKTVDAEQGDQTEQSQE; encoded by the coding sequence ATGATGCGATTTGATCCCTTCCGCGAAATCGAAGAACTGACCCAGCGCATGGACCGGGCATTCGGCGGCGCCATGAACGGCCAGGCCGCCCGTCTCGCCCCCCCCATCGACATCCACGAGGATGAGCAGGGCCTCGAGCTCACGCTCGACCTGCCCGGCGTGAGCCCCGACGACATCCAGATCGAGGCCGAGAACAACACGCTGACCGTGCAGGGTCAGCGCCGCTACGACCGCAAAGAGGGCCGCACTGCCCACCGCGTTGAGCGGGCCTACGGGACCTTTGTGCGGACCTTCAGCGTGCCCGCCAAGTACGACCTGACCAAGGTCGAGGCCAGTTTCGACCACGGCACCCTGACCCTGCATGTGCCCCGCTCGGAAGCGGCCCAGAAGCGCTCCATCCAGATTCGCACGGGGGGGCAGCAACTGAGCGCCCCGAAGACGGTGGACGCCGAGCAGGGCGACCAGACCGAACAGTCCCAGGAATAA
- the pyrR gene encoding bifunctional pyr operon transcriptional regulator/uracil phosphoribosyltransferase PyrR: MTPKAIILTADEVRRALTRIAHEIVERNKGAENLALIGIHTRGIPLAERLARKLEDLEGVSIPTGMLDITLYRDDLSEVAHQPIIRETQVPFDLARRRVVLVDDVLYTGRTVRSALDALIDLGRPEGIQLAVLVDRGHRELPIRADYVGKNLPTARSEMVKVKLTETDGVDVVELHDMPEERP; the protein is encoded by the coding sequence GTGACGCCCAAGGCAATCATCCTCACCGCCGACGAGGTGCGCCGGGCGCTGACCCGCATCGCCCACGAGATCGTGGAGCGCAACAAGGGGGCCGAGAATCTCGCGCTGATCGGCATCCACACGCGCGGCATTCCGCTGGCGGAGCGGCTGGCCCGCAAGCTGGAGGACCTGGAGGGGGTGTCCATCCCTACCGGGATGCTCGACATCACCCTCTACCGCGACGACCTCTCCGAAGTCGCGCACCAGCCCATCATCCGCGAGACGCAGGTGCCCTTCGACCTCGCCCGGCGCCGGGTGGTGCTGGTGGACGACGTGCTGTACACCGGGCGCACGGTGCGCTCGGCCCTCGACGCCCTGATCGACCTGGGGCGGCCCGAAGGCATCCAGCTCGCGGTGCTGGTGGACCGGGGCCACCGCGAATTGCCCATCCGCGCCGACTACGTGGGCAAGAACCTGCCCACCGCCCGCAGCGAGATGGTCAAGGTGAAACTGACCGAGACGGACGGCGTGGACGTGGTCGAACTTCACGACATGCCTGAGGAGCGCCCGTGA
- the trhO gene encoding oxygen-dependent tRNA uridine(34) hydroxylase TrhO yields MSVPAPSPAWVVAALYQFRPLENPARLRDDLRPLASRLGLCGTLIVAPEGINGTVAGSREGIDELHAFLREAGFDRMEYKESASAERPFRRLKVRLKREIVTMGVPVQPPLQAGHYVTPAEWNALLDDPDVLVIDTRNRYEVEAGTFRGAMSPELDSFREFPAWVEAHRDDLAGRRVAMFCTGGIRCEKSTSLLRGLGFEDVFHLQGGILRYLEEVAEEESRWEGECFVFDGRVTVGHGLTPGTAQMCHSCGWPLTPEDTAHPQFEPGVSCGHCFGATTPAQKAAFRERQRQYDAAGPT; encoded by the coding sequence TGGAAAACCCCGCCCGACTGCGGGACGACCTGCGGCCCCTCGCCTCGCGCCTGGGGCTGTGCGGCACCCTGATCGTCGCGCCGGAGGGAATCAACGGCACGGTGGCCGGGTCGCGGGAAGGCATCGACGAACTGCACGCCTTCTTGCGGGAGGCCGGGTTCGACCGGATGGAATACAAGGAGTCCGCGAGCGCGGAGCGGCCCTTCCGGCGGCTGAAGGTGCGCCTCAAGCGCGAGATCGTGACGATGGGCGTGCCGGTGCAGCCGCCCTTGCAGGCTGGGCATTACGTCACCCCAGCCGAGTGGAACGCGCTGCTGGACGACCCCGACGTGCTCGTGATCGACACCCGCAACCGCTACGAGGTGGAGGCCGGGACGTTCCGGGGGGCCATGAGTCCGGAGCTGGACTCCTTCCGCGAGTTCCCGGCCTGGGTGGAGGCCCACCGCGATGACCTCGCGGGGCGCCGCGTCGCCATGTTCTGCACCGGGGGCATCCGCTGCGAGAAGTCCACCAGCCTGCTGCGGGGGCTGGGCTTTGAGGACGTGTTCCACCTTCAGGGCGGCATCCTGCGCTACCTGGAGGAGGTTGCCGAGGAAGAGAGCCGCTGGGAGGGCGAGTGCTTCGTGTTCGACGGCCGCGTGACGGTCGGGCACGGCCTGACGCCCGGCACCGCGCAGATGTGCCACTCCTGCGGCTGGCCCCTGACCCCGGAGGACACCGCACACCCCCAATTTGAACCCGGCGTGAGCTGCGGCCACTGTTTTGGGGCGACGACTCCGGCGCAGAAGGCCGCCTTCCGCGAGCGCCAGCGCCAGTACGACGCGGCGGGGCCCACTTAA